The Candidatus Krumholzibacteriota bacterium genome has a segment encoding these proteins:
- a CDS encoding ABC transporter permease: MSAATGSGPGKRPPGGLWSSGWSRFRRNRLGMAGLVIVAALYLVALLAPLLTPYDPVEQGDVPRMRFQPPSISHPLGTDKFGRDVCARIIYGSRVSLTIGIVAVAISASLGAAVGALAGYLGGTADAVIMRIVDALMSIPRIFLLLTCIALFPGSIWLIVLLLGATGWMATARLVRGQVLSLRRRDFILAAEALGAGGRRIVLRHLIPNTLTVIVVSATLRIGGIILTEAALSYLGLGVPPPTPSWGQMVFAGREVILDSWWVSAFPGLAIAVTVVGYNLLGDGLRDAFDPRWDS, from the coding sequence ATGAGCGCGGCCACCGGAAGCGGCCCGGGAAAACGGCCGCCAGGCGGACTCTGGTCGTCGGGCTGGTCGAGGTTCAGGCGGAACCGGCTCGGGATGGCGGGGCTCGTCATCGTCGCCGCGCTCTATCTCGTCGCCCTCCTCGCGCCGCTTCTCACCCCGTACGATCCCGTCGAGCAGGGGGACGTCCCGCGGATGCGTTTCCAACCGCCGAGCATCTCGCACCCGCTCGGCACCGACAAGTTCGGGCGCGACGTCTGCGCCCGCATCATCTACGGTTCGCGGGTCTCCCTGACGATCGGCATCGTGGCCGTCGCGATCAGCGCCTCGCTCGGCGCCGCCGTCGGCGCGCTCGCAGGCTATCTCGGCGGGACGGCCGATGCGGTCATCATGCGGATCGTCGACGCCCTGATGTCGATCCCGCGCATCTTCCTCCTGCTCACCTGCATCGCGCTCTTTCCGGGATCGATCTGGCTCATCGTCCTCCTGCTGGGAGCGACCGGCTGGATGGCGACGGCCCGCCTCGTCCGCGGGCAGGTGCTCTCGCTCCGGCGGCGCGATTTCATTCTCGCCGCCGAGGCTCTCGGCGCCGGCGGACGACGGATCGTCCTGCGTCATCTCATACCCAACACGCTCACCGTCATCGTCGTCTCGGCCACTCTCCGCATCGGCGGGATCATCCTCACCGAGGCGGCCTTGAGCTATCTCGGCCTCGGCGTGCCGCCGCCGACGCCGAGCTGGGGACAGATGGTGTTCGCCGGCCGGGAGGTCATCCTCGACTCGTGGTGGGTTTCCGCTTTTCCCGGGCTGGCGATCGCTGTTACAGTCGTTGGGTACAACCTGCTGGGGGACGGGCTCAGGGACGCCTTCGATCCCCGGTGGGATTCCTAG